In one Gopherus evgoodei ecotype Sinaloan lineage chromosome 1, rGopEvg1_v1.p, whole genome shotgun sequence genomic region, the following are encoded:
- the LOC115644455 gene encoding zinc finger protein 773-like, whose translation MSAGKALVCTHPLSDIGESTQERTPYTCSECGKSFSDCPHLIRHCRIHTEKRPYTCSERGKNLNRNSHLIRHERIHTGEKPYTCSECGKRFNRHSLLIIHCRIHTGETCYICSECGKHSSDISALITHQRIHNGETPYSCSECRKCFSWSSYLIRHQRIHTGEQPYTSGLHNS comes from the coding sequence atgagtgcgggaaaagctttagtCTGCACTCATCCGTTATCAgacatcggagaatccacacaagagagaaccccctacacgtgctctgagtgcgggaaaagcttcagtgacTGCCCACACCTTATTAGACATTGTAGAATCCACACAGAAAAAAGGCCCTACACGTGCTCCGAGCGTGGGAAAAACCTCAATCGGAACTCACACCTTATCAgacatgagagaatccacacaggggagaagccctacacatgctcCGAGTGTGGGAAAAGGTTCAATCGGCACTCACTCCTTATTATACAttgtagaatccacacaggagagacgtgCTACatatgctctgagtgtgggaaacacTCCAGTGACATCTCTGCCCtgatcacacatcagagaatccacaatgGAGAGACACCCTACTCATGCTCTGAGTGCCGGAAATGCTTCAGTTGGAGCTCATACCTgatcagacatcagagaatccacacaggggagcagccctacacatcaggcctgcacaactcctAA